One Leptospira wolbachii serovar Codice str. CDC genomic region harbors:
- the serB gene encoding phosphoserine phosphatase SerB, producing MNSSLLISRSPIADSLLSKNFPNLKSDGVNPSIDKTFDVSGSQSQLFRREKFGLYCVQILQKESLTRDQVVTIRNHLANHQIDFLSIGSLLPKKKESLFVFDMDSTVIKEEVIDELARKHGVYEEVATVTKQAMEGGMGFDEALRLRVKHLAGLSKESFREVYDLLTLNEGMEKVFQFVQANGSKLGILSGGFTPVLQLFSEKYPVSFYRANGLEEVNGNFTGEIFGEIINREKKEFYLKKYAKDLSIPLEQVVAVGDGANDALMLNAAGIGIGIHAKQGLKDKITNWIDFTDLSALVFLFEDSF from the coding sequence ATGAATTCTTCGCTTTTAATTTCTCGTTCTCCTATTGCTGATTCTCTTCTCTCAAAAAACTTCCCAAACCTAAAGTCTGATGGTGTAAATCCATCAATCGACAAAACTTTTGATGTTTCTGGTTCTCAATCCCAACTATTCCGCAGAGAAAAATTTGGGTTATACTGTGTTCAAATTCTACAAAAGGAATCTTTAACTAGGGACCAAGTGGTGACAATTCGTAACCACTTGGCAAATCACCAAATAGACTTTTTGTCTATTGGTTCTTTGTTACCTAAGAAGAAAGAATCTCTTTTTGTATTTGATATGGATTCCACAGTCATCAAAGAAGAGGTCATTGATGAATTGGCAAGAAAACATGGAGTCTATGAAGAAGTTGCCACTGTTACCAAACAAGCGATGGAAGGTGGAATGGGGTTTGATGAAGCCCTCCGTTTGCGAGTGAAACACTTGGCTGGGCTTTCTAAAGAGAGTTTCAGAGAAGTGTATGATCTACTAACATTGAATGAGGGAATGGAAAAGGTCTTTCAGTTTGTGCAGGCTAACGGATCTAAATTGGGAATCCTAAGTGGCGGGTTTACACCTGTTTTGCAATTATTTTCTGAAAAGTATCCTGTGAGTTTTTATAGGGCCAATGGATTGGAAGAGGTGAATGGAAACTTCACCGGCGAGATTTTTGGTGAGATCATCAACAGAGAAAAAAAAGAATTTTATCTAAAAAAGTATGCAAAGGATCTTTCGATTCCCCTAGAACAAGTGGTAGCAGTAGGGGACGGAGCCAACGATGCTTTAATGTTAAATGCCGCAGGAATAGGAATTGGAATTCACGCCAAACAAGGGTTAAAAGACAAAATTACCAATTGGATTGATTTTACAGATTTATCGGCTCTCGTCTTTCTCTTTGAGGATTCGTTTTAA
- a CDS encoding GDSL-type esterase/lipase family protein, producing the protein MVLALVLSVTDCKSSSKRDYFDTSFQCFAEPGWRDDSNFKKYIEKAWLPTRLLYAQDNLKIKRSNVVFAGDSLVHLFLPDLMAKEFPGQSVTNRGIGGDMTETLLTRMEEDILVLHPEKIVIEIGGNDFIQGKCLSLVQNNLLAIIQKIQSKNRNTKIFLIAVPPTRVKELNQIVPVFNLFLNQVARTTTNVEYIEVWDSMRKIDSPTLREELIRPNGDSLHFNEKGYEVWGKKLRPYLQK; encoded by the coding sequence ATGGTTCTTGCCCTGGTTTTGAGTGTTACCGATTGTAAATCCTCCTCGAAACGTGACTATTTCGATACCAGTTTCCAATGTTTTGCAGAGCCGGGATGGCGAGATGACTCTAACTTCAAAAAGTATATAGAGAAGGCTTGGCTCCCCACACGCTTGTTATACGCACAAGACAATTTGAAAATCAAAAGATCTAATGTTGTTTTTGCCGGTGATAGTTTGGTACATTTGTTTTTACCGGACCTTATGGCTAAAGAATTTCCAGGTCAGTCGGTCACCAATCGTGGGATTGGTGGGGATATGACAGAAACTCTTCTCACAAGAATGGAAGAAGATATTCTCGTCCTCCATCCAGAAAAAATCGTAATCGAAATTGGTGGAAACGATTTTATCCAAGGAAAGTGTTTGAGTTTGGTTCAAAATAACCTACTCGCTATCATCCAAAAAATCCAATCCAAAAATAGAAACACAAAGATCTTTCTCATTGCGGTTCCCCCAACAAGAGTTAAGGAACTGAATCAAATTGTGCCTGTATTCAATTTGTTTTTGAACCAAGTGGCAAGGACGACAACCAACGTAGAATACATTGAAGTTTGGGATAGCATGAGAAAAATCGATTCACCCACTCTTCGTGAAGAATTAATCCGCCCTAATGGAGACAGCCTGCATTTTAATGAAAAAGGATATGAAGTTTGGGGTAAAAAATTAAGGCCCTATCTGCAAAAGTAA
- a CDS encoding MFS transporter — MSYAIGQLGWSTLINIIGLHQVYFYLPPAPKPGQDCFPDLIEKMAFWGLSTIGVVAAVGRLWDAFTDPIIANSSDRFSSRFGRRIPFLFLGGVPAAVFCWLIFVPPHNFVSSTNLVWMTGCMLLFYLFLTVYVTPFFALIPELGHSPEERLNLSTYISVTYALGIIVASTEPMIANVLQSNFVFDTDLSVQTLVSRQYAIGILCVFAAICMYFPVISIHEKTYCESEASSVPFKEAIFLTFKNKNFLYFALSDLCYFLALTILTTGISYYVTVLLELEREFVTQLLTVMLLVSFAFYPVVNWIARKIGKKKTVLFGFYVFLALFLSLYFIGKDELPLPPYIQGYLIVAVAAIPIAILGILPNAILADIAELDSLKTGSKREGLFYAGRTFMQKLGQTLAVLIFSTVILLGLDRETKKNVSPTVTGILAPSVSEPKSESEKNLKGETKISMESTICKVEEVEAGGELGVRLTGPLASAFCLLAIILFGKYKEDETLEEIAKIRGN; from the coding sequence ATGAGTTATGCGATCGGCCAATTAGGTTGGTCGACTCTCATCAATATCATTGGTCTCCATCAAGTTTATTTTTATCTTCCTCCTGCACCGAAACCTGGTCAGGATTGTTTTCCTGACCTCATTGAAAAAATGGCCTTTTGGGGCCTTTCTACGATTGGTGTTGTTGCTGCGGTCGGTCGTTTGTGGGATGCATTTACAGATCCTATCATTGCTAATTCTTCGGATCGGTTTTCTTCTCGGTTTGGTCGGCGCATTCCCTTTCTTTTTCTTGGTGGTGTGCCAGCAGCCGTCTTTTGTTGGCTAATTTTTGTGCCTCCTCACAACTTTGTCTCTTCTACAAACCTAGTTTGGATGACAGGGTGTATGTTGCTTTTTTATCTATTTTTAACGGTGTATGTGACTCCTTTCTTTGCTCTCATTCCTGAGCTTGGACATTCTCCTGAAGAACGATTGAATCTTTCTACTTATATCTCCGTTACTTACGCTTTGGGGATCATTGTGGCATCGACAGAACCGATGATTGCTAATGTGTTGCAATCGAACTTTGTTTTTGATACTGACTTGTCCGTTCAGACTTTAGTCTCTCGTCAATATGCTATAGGAATTCTCTGTGTATTCGCTGCGATTTGTATGTATTTCCCTGTTATTTCTATCCATGAAAAAACCTATTGTGAGTCAGAAGCATCGAGTGTTCCTTTTAAAGAGGCGATCTTCCTTACATTCAAAAATAAGAATTTTCTATACTTTGCTTTATCGGATCTTTGTTACTTTCTTGCCCTCACCATACTCACAACGGGGATCTCTTACTATGTAACGGTCCTTTTGGAATTGGAACGCGAGTTTGTAACACAACTACTCACAGTGATGTTGCTTGTTTCTTTTGCTTTTTATCCCGTTGTCAACTGGATCGCAAGAAAGATCGGTAAGAAAAAGACAGTTTTATTTGGATTCTATGTATTTCTGGCCTTGTTTCTTTCTCTCTATTTTATCGGAAAAGATGAATTACCATTGCCACCGTATATTCAAGGTTATTTGATCGTTGCTGTGGCAGCCATTCCGATTGCAATCCTAGGTATCTTGCCAAATGCTATCTTAGCTGATATTGCTGAACTTGATTCTTTAAAAACAGGTTCCAAACGGGAAGGATTGTTTTATGCCGGCAGAACCTTTATGCAAAAGCTGGGGCAAACACTGGCCGTTCTTATCTTTAGTACGGTCATTCTTCTCGGACTTGATCGTGAAACAAAGAAAAATGTGTCACCCACTGTGACAGGAATCCTTGCTCCTTCTGTGTCCGAACCGAAGTCCGAATCTGAAAAAAATCTAAAGGGAGAGACAAAAATAAGTATGGAATCTACCATTTGTAAAGTCGAAGAAGTAGAAGCGGGAGGGGAGCTAGGTGTTCGCTTGACTGGTCCTCTGGCTTCTGCATTCTGTCTACTCGCCATCATTCTCTTTGGAAAATACAAAGAAGATGAAACTTTAGAAGAGATTGCAAAGATACGTGGAAATTAA
- the bioB gene encoding biotin synthase BioB has product MIAEVQEKTVSSAPSLITEAEALEILEGKIPLLSVVARASEERSRYYTNRVRIHILDNIKNGYCPEDCGYCAQRKGGDSGIQEYSLKTPEEIWDDAKRAKDNGAYRFCMVTSGRGPTDKAVDKLAETIAKINGELGMKVCLSAGILDAKKARVLKDAGLDRYNHNLNTSESKYNEICSTHTFKDRLTTLEAAREADIGLCSGIIVGMGEELKDLIQVAFELKRLGVISIPINFFIPIKGHAIQKSSLTPEFCIRVLSVFRLVNPDSEIRIGAGREGHLGSLQSMALFVANSLFAEGYLNVKGSEMVQTMNLIRDCSMVPEFTEGVPEGWDEYETQSLYDEKNFPELYKHKK; this is encoded by the coding sequence ATGATTGCAGAAGTCCAAGAAAAAACAGTATCTTCAGCTCCATCCTTAATTACGGAAGCGGAAGCCCTTGAAATCCTAGAAGGAAAAATTCCTTTGCTGTCGGTTGTCGCTCGGGCGTCAGAGGAAAGAAGTCGTTATTATACCAATCGTGTTCGCATTCATATATTAGATAATATCAAAAATGGTTATTGCCCTGAAGATTGTGGATATTGTGCCCAAAGAAAAGGCGGAGATTCGGGAATCCAAGAGTATTCTTTGAAGACTCCCGAAGAGATTTGGGATGATGCCAAACGTGCAAAAGACAACGGTGCTTACCGGTTTTGTATGGTAACCTCAGGTCGAGGTCCTACTGACAAAGCTGTGGATAAACTTGCAGAGACTATCGCCAAAATCAACGGAGAGTTGGGGATGAAGGTTTGTTTGTCTGCTGGAATTTTGGATGCAAAAAAAGCCAGAGTTCTTAAAGATGCAGGTCTTGACAGATACAATCATAACCTCAATACATCTGAATCCAAATACAATGAAATCTGTTCCACACATACTTTCAAAGACCGACTAACAACGCTTGAGGCGGCAAGAGAGGCCGATATTGGATTATGTTCTGGAATCATCGTTGGGATGGGAGAAGAGCTTAAAGATCTAATTCAAGTTGCATTTGAACTCAAACGACTAGGTGTGATTTCTATCCCCATTAACTTTTTTATTCCGATCAAAGGCCACGCCATTCAGAAGTCATCACTCACACCTGAGTTTTGTATTCGTGTTTTGTCTGTATTCCGTTTGGTCAATCCAGATTCAGAAATTCGTATTGGTGCAGGAAGAGAAGGACACTTGGGTTCTTTACAGTCCATGGCTTTATTTGTAGCCAATTCATTGTTTGCTGAAGGGTACTTAAACGTAAAAGGGAGTGAGATGGTTCAAACAATGAACTTGATTCGGGATTGTTCTATGGTACCTGAATTTACTGAAGGAGTACCAGAAGGTTGGGATGAATACGAAACACAATCCCTCTACGACGAGAAAAATTTTCCGGAACTCTACAAACATAAAAAGTAG
- the bioA gene encoding adenosylmethionine--8-amino-7-oxononanoate transaminase: MKFNPLQTFTWVPLTLQEEGEDLIHIVKAEGEFVTDSEGKTWIDAIASWWTIIFGHRHPALVAALKTQIAELDHIMLAGHIHPAAESLSKSLLELTNFDFHKVFYSDNGSNAIEIALKLAIQYYQNHPDLTSRSEFLVFSNSYHGDSIGAMNVSGKNYFNRIFSDLRFPTKEFPAPNCNHCPWGKKPNTCSTECLDNLELEIKQKDYVGIVIEPLVFGANGMLFYDKKVLVKLRELATKTHTLLIFDEVFTGMGRLGSAFAYQMAETKPDLLVMAKGLTGGMLPLGATLVSEFIYKQFLSKDPYRAFFHAHTMTGNPLACSVGYASVKLLQEMGLTQVKKLEDSLQKRVEPFQKILGNRIENVRVMGGIFAFEYKETIAEDEYLNPIGKQIREKMKEFRVLLRPLGRTIYITPPYTISENSLDQIFLALEQTLLSIPESD, encoded by the coding sequence ATGAAATTTAATCCACTCCAAACTTTTACATGGGTTCCCTTGACTCTCCAAGAAGAAGGGGAGGACTTGATCCATATTGTTAAAGCGGAAGGAGAGTTTGTTACCGATTCCGAAGGAAAAACTTGGATTGATGCCATCGCTAGTTGGTGGACTATAATTTTTGGCCACCGCCATCCTGCGTTAGTTGCTGCACTCAAAACACAAATAGCAGAACTCGATCATATCATGCTCGCGGGTCATATCCATCCAGCAGCCGAGTCATTGTCTAAATCTTTATTAGAACTAACAAATTTCGACTTTCATAAAGTGTTTTATTCGGATAATGGATCGAATGCGATTGAGATTGCTTTGAAACTTGCAATCCAATACTACCAAAACCATCCAGACCTAACCTCTAGATCAGAATTTCTTGTTTTTTCCAATTCCTATCATGGCGATAGCATTGGTGCTATGAACGTATCTGGAAAAAATTACTTCAATCGGATCTTTTCTGATCTAAGATTCCCTACCAAAGAATTTCCAGCTCCAAATTGTAACCATTGTCCTTGGGGAAAAAAACCAAATACTTGTTCTACGGAATGTTTAGATAATTTAGAGTTGGAAATCAAACAAAAGGACTATGTGGGAATTGTGATTGAACCATTAGTCTTTGGAGCCAATGGAATGTTGTTTTATGATAAAAAGGTTCTCGTTAAATTAAGAGAGCTTGCAACAAAAACTCATACCCTTCTCATCTTCGATGAAGTTTTTACGGGGATGGGACGGCTTGGTTCCGCATTTGCTTACCAAATGGCAGAAACAAAACCGGACCTTCTTGTGATGGCAAAGGGACTAACAGGAGGAATGTTGCCCCTTGGGGCCACTCTAGTTTCTGAATTCATTTACAAACAGTTTTTATCCAAAGATCCTTATCGTGCTTTTTTTCATGCACACACGATGACGGGGAATCCACTGGCGTGTAGCGTTGGTTATGCGTCTGTTAAACTTTTGCAAGAGATGGGACTTACTCAAGTCAAAAAACTGGAAGACTCCTTACAGAAACGAGTAGAACCATTCCAAAAAATCTTGGGAAACCGAATTGAAAATGTTCGAGTGATGGGTGGAATCTTTGCCTTCGAATATAAGGAAACCATCGCCGAGGATGAATATTTGAACCCAATCGGAAAACAGATTCGTGAAAAAATGAAAGAATTTCGTGTTCTCCTTCGACCCCTCGGCAGAACTATTTATATCACTCCACCCTATACCATTTCAGAGAACTCTCTCGATCAAATTTTTTTGGCTTTGGAACAGACTCTCCTTAGTATTCCAGAATCAGATTGA
- the bioD gene encoding dethiobiotin synthase: MGQAFYVAGTGTDIGKTFFSCLFMAKYAESFGFRYWKPIQTGLSSASDTEFVQKTTNLSDLFFLKPVYEFLTPASPHYASKQEGKNLDPKSLLGVIAKERKTNTLIEGAGGVFVPWTEDYLAIKGIQESNLPVVVIGSTELGTINHTLLTLDVLTARFIPVIGFYLVGPNNSLQKDNAEIIQRLGGAPCLGITNFPEQKLSPGAFISFANEHFDTHRNVIDTLLNPEDEI; encoded by the coding sequence ATGGGCCAAGCTTTTTATGTAGCGGGAACCGGAACGGATATCGGGAAAACATTTTTTTCCTGTCTATTTATGGCTAAATATGCTGAGAGCTTTGGGTTCCGGTATTGGAAACCCATCCAAACCGGGCTTTCTAGTGCGAGTGATACCGAGTTTGTCCAGAAAACAACGAATTTATCTGATTTATTCTTTCTAAAACCTGTTTACGAGTTTTTGACTCCTGCAAGTCCGCATTATGCCTCCAAACAGGAAGGGAAAAATTTGGATCCCAAATCTCTTCTCGGCGTCATTGCTAAAGAAAGAAAAACCAACACATTGATCGAAGGGGCAGGTGGGGTTTTTGTCCCTTGGACAGAGGATTACCTTGCCATCAAAGGGATCCAAGAAAGTAACTTACCTGTGGTTGTGATTGGATCCACAGAACTTGGAACGATCAATCATACATTGTTAACTTTAGATGTGCTGACAGCACGTTTTATTCCCGTAATTGGATTTTATTTAGTTGGACCAAACAATTCATTACAAAAGGATAATGCGGAAATCATTCAAAGGTTAGGTGGTGCTCCTTGTTTGGGAATTACCAATTTTCCAGAACAGAAATTATCACCGGGAGCATTTATTTCGTTTGCTAACGAACATTTTGATACCCATCGAAATGTGATCGATACTTTACTCAACCCTGAAGATGAAATTTAA
- a CDS encoding cyclic nucleotide-binding domain-containing protein, whose translation MYLILQGKVEIFSEREGVTLKLAELEKGAFFGELALFQDFPRSATAVALVDSILLGFFQPELKTLLETKPRVGNDLLLSFASIIADRLRKTNDTLEAAYFKSKKNKAK comes from the coding sequence GTGTATTTGATCTTACAAGGGAAGGTGGAAATTTTTTCAGAAAGAGAAGGTGTCACTTTAAAGCTCGCAGAACTAGAGAAAGGTGCTTTTTTTGGAGAACTTGCACTGTTTCAAGATTTTCCTAGATCTGCCACTGCAGTTGCTCTTGTGGATTCCATTCTACTGGGATTTTTTCAACCAGAACTAAAAACTCTTTTAGAAACTAAACCAAGAGTGGGAAACGATCTACTTCTCAGTTTTGCGTCAATCATTGCCGATAGACTTCGCAAAACAAATGATACATTAGAAGCGGCCTACTTCAAAAGCAAAAAAAATAAAGCCAAATGA
- a CDS encoding AI-2E family transporter gives MNLKEFNISSLILRSAFFGLIALTILIGIVGVKFLAIPLLISGIHFYIFHGIVDYFESRGVHRAITTILIFSVLIAVAYWFLAFYLPNLFEKVQPIVSEWSTKMDDPNFQLLDFNKLPVVSQNPELWKKIINPEEVAKMATTNLEEFLRSLVVMIPTFISWMIIIPIISFFLLLDANLIYKTVISFIPNRFFEMFLMVFYRMNQQITSYLKSLVIQCGIMAIVASIGFYIVGVKFFILFGVFLGIANSIPYLGPLIGAVPPILFSIIFPEMSPSIGSIASVVVVAQLVDNAIVQPVVIANAVSLHPLAIMIGIAVGGNFFGIFGMLLAIPVLSILKVTIGILYHALKEHQII, from the coding sequence ATGAATTTAAAAGAATTCAATATATCATCGCTTATCTTACGAAGTGCTTTTTTTGGGCTGATTGCACTTACCATTTTGATTGGGATAGTGGGAGTTAAGTTCTTAGCCATTCCACTTCTCATTTCAGGAATCCATTTTTATATTTTCCATGGAATTGTAGATTATTTTGAATCAAGGGGAGTTCATAGAGCGATTACAACCATCCTTATCTTCTCGGTTTTGATTGCCGTGGCTTATTGGTTTTTAGCTTTTTACCTGCCAAATCTTTTCGAAAAGGTGCAACCAATCGTTTCCGAATGGTCAACCAAGATGGATGATCCCAATTTTCAGTTACTAGATTTTAATAAACTTCCTGTTGTTTCCCAAAATCCTGAGTTGTGGAAAAAAATCATTAACCCGGAAGAAGTTGCAAAAATGGCAACAACCAATTTGGAAGAATTTTTACGCAGTCTTGTTGTAATGATCCCAACGTTTATCAGTTGGATGATTATCATTCCCATCATTAGTTTCTTTTTATTATTGGATGCAAATCTAATCTATAAAACTGTGATCAGTTTTATCCCCAATCGATTTTTCGAGATGTTCCTGATGGTATTCTATCGAATGAACCAGCAGATCACTAGTTACTTAAAGAGTTTGGTAATCCAATGTGGAATTATGGCAATCGTTGCTTCCATTGGTTTTTATATTGTAGGAGTTAAGTTTTTTATTCTCTTTGGAGTGTTTTTGGGTATCGCCAATTCCATTCCTTACCTTGGGCCCCTGATAGGTGCAGTTCCTCCCATTTTATTCTCTATCATCTTCCCAGAAATGTCACCTTCTATTGGTTCCATTGCTTCTGTAGTCGTGGTAGCTCAATTAGTGGATAATGCCATTGTCCAACCAGTGGTGATTGCTAATGCAGTTTCTCTCCATCCGCTTGCGATTATGATTGGAATTGCTGTAGGAGGAAACTTCTTTGGAATCTTTGGAATGTTACTCGCTATTCCAGTGTTATCCATTCTTAAAGTAACGATTGGAATTTTATACCATGCGTTAAAAGAACACCAAATCATCTAA
- a CDS encoding DMT family transporter, with translation MSRILTPELFLVIAAILWGGTFVVIKLALDSVPPFLFLAVRFWLAGIVTLLLYRKTLFAKANRRWDYIFPAFLVACSALLGYAFQTIGLVYTTATQSGFMTGAYVIFVPLLQIIIERKLPSLRTWVAVLIVVAGLFLISQNGKTYEEILQSTGFGLGDGLTLIGAFFFAIYIILIDIFSKKIPAQILVSFEILLIAIVSTTLFPVESIFLNQSVSIQFDLKFWIGIIYTSIFATIFTTQIQTRYQKAVPPARAGLLYSMEPVFSFFLAYLVLGERLETVGMIGSGLTLFGIVFSEMGKWNKREE, from the coding sequence ATGTCCAGGATCTTAACTCCGGAACTCTTTTTGGTGATTGCGGCCATTCTTTGGGGTGGAACCTTTGTGGTCATCAAACTTGCACTGGATTCGGTGCCCCCCTTCCTATTTTTAGCCGTTCGATTTTGGCTCGCAGGAATTGTCACCTTACTGCTCTACCGAAAGACTTTGTTTGCAAAAGCAAATCGCAGGTGGGACTATATTTTTCCCGCATTTTTAGTGGCATGTTCTGCTCTATTAGGTTATGCCTTCCAAACCATTGGCCTTGTTTATACGACAGCTACACAGTCTGGGTTTATGACCGGTGCTTATGTTATTTTTGTACCTTTGTTACAAATTATAATCGAACGAAAGTTGCCATCCTTACGCACATGGGTTGCTGTTTTGATTGTGGTTGCAGGATTATTTTTGATTTCACAAAACGGAAAAACGTATGAAGAAATCCTTCAGTCCACGGGTTTTGGATTAGGTGACGGACTGACACTGATCGGTGCTTTTTTCTTTGCTATCTACATCATACTCATCGATATCTTTAGTAAAAAAATTCCTGCTCAAATACTTGTTTCTTTTGAGATTCTTCTGATTGCGATCGTTTCCACCACTTTGTTTCCGGTTGAATCCATATTTTTAAACCAATCTGTCTCTATTCAATTTGATTTGAAATTCTGGATTGGGATCATTTATACTTCTATCTTTGCGACAATATTCACAACACAGATCCAAACCAGGTACCAGAAAGCAGTTCCGCCTGCGAGAGCCGGACTGCTTTACAGTATGGAACCAGTTTTTTCTTTCTTTCTCGCTTATTTAGTATTAGGTGAGCGATTGGAAACGGTGGGAATGATTGGCTCCGGCCTTACCCTATTCGGTATTGTGTTTTCCGAAATGGGTAAGTGGAATAAACGCGAAGAATAA
- the ung gene encoding uracil-DNA glycosylase: MKDVQIEPGWKEVLQSEFEKPYFSNLREWVREEYKSKTVYPPAKLIFNTFDSCPFEKVKVVILGQDPYHGPGQAHGLCFSVNDGVPFPPSLQNIFKEIADDLKKPIPKSGDLTRLANQGVLLLNATLTVQKDKAGSHQNKGWEEFTDAAIHILAEKKSNIVFLLWGSFAGKKESLIPPNKHLVLKSAHPSPLSAYRGFLGNKHFSKTNEYLVSQGKEPIDW; this comes from the coding sequence TTGAAAGACGTACAAATTGAACCTGGATGGAAGGAAGTCCTACAATCAGAGTTTGAGAAACCGTATTTTTCTAACTTACGGGAATGGGTAAGGGAAGAATACAAATCCAAAACTGTTTATCCTCCGGCAAAATTAATTTTCAATACCTTCGACTCTTGTCCCTTTGAGAAAGTAAAAGTCGTTATCCTCGGCCAAGACCCTTACCATGGTCCGGGACAAGCCCATGGCCTTTGTTTTTCTGTAAATGATGGTGTTCCTTTCCCACCTTCCTTACAGAATATTTTCAAAGAAATTGCGGATGATCTGAAAAAACCAATCCCAAAATCGGGAGACTTAACTCGTTTGGCAAACCAAGGAGTCCTTCTTCTAAATGCCACACTCACTGTCCAAAAAGACAAAGCAGGATCCCATCAGAACAAAGGTTGGGAAGAGTTTACCGATGCTGCTATTCATATTTTGGCAGAGAAAAAATCCAATATTGTTTTTTTATTATGGGGATCATTTGCTGGAAAAAAAGAATCCTTAATTCCACCAAACAAACATTTGGTTTTAAAATCAGCGCATCCTTCCCCCCTCTCCGCCTACCGAGGCTTTTTAGGAAACAAACATTTTTCCAAAACCAATGAATACTTAGTCTCTCAAGGAAAAGAGCCCATTGACTGGTAA
- a CDS encoding DMT family transporter — MTGNEKKGYFFVFLTGVFFALEVIGFKEIFRNYNTEPEIAALFGVGFAFFIVTPYFLISKKRRIKVVTTIKRDGIILTLGTISNAIGIVLYYYALKQTDLGPAAILIKTTVLYNVMLGVLFLGERLKRMEVFGIAMAILGIYMISTLEGQIKIVSAFCILLSAFLFAIQSYMIKKYVPEILGLEYAYLRLLLLSIFFFLYSVSIGSFQIPKLSIIIILGLFSLLGYFLGRAFYFEAHNYLPISKLNATLLIEPIFLMFVGILFMNEPIDSQKLVGAGLILAGLYLIVFHKQKVKQ; from the coding sequence TTGACTGGTAATGAAAAAAAGGGATATTTCTTTGTTTTTTTGACAGGAGTTTTTTTTGCCCTTGAAGTCATTGGATTTAAAGAAATTTTCCGAAACTATAATACAGAACCAGAGATTGCCGCACTCTTTGGAGTAGGTTTTGCTTTTTTCATCGTAACTCCCTATTTTCTCATCTCAAAAAAACGAAGGATAAAAGTTGTAACAACAATAAAGCGAGATGGAATTATCCTTACCTTAGGAACCATCTCTAATGCGATTGGAATTGTTTTGTATTACTATGCTCTCAAACAAACAGATTTGGGTCCAGCAGCGATTCTAATCAAAACAACAGTTTTGTATAATGTAATGCTCGGAGTTTTGTTTCTGGGAGAACGCCTAAAGAGGATGGAAGTTTTTGGCATCGCCATGGCAATTTTGGGAATTTATATGATCTCCACATTAGAAGGACAAATCAAGATTGTATCTGCCTTTTGTATTTTACTTAGTGCCTTTCTCTTTGCGATCCAAAGTTATATGATTAAAAAATATGTGCCTGAAATATTAGGCCTGGAATATGCTTACCTCCGACTTTTACTTTTGAGTATATTTTTCTTTCTCTATTCGGTTTCTATTGGCTCGTTTCAAATTCCAAAATTATCAATCATAATCATCCTTGGGTTATTCTCCCTGCTCGGCTATTTTTTAGGGAGGGCATTTTATTTCGAAGCACACAACTATTTACCCATCAGCAAACTGAATGCGACACTTCTAATCGAACCCATTTTCCTAATGTTTGTGGGGATTTTGTTTATGAATGAACCCATTGACAGTCAAAAACTGGTTGGTGCAGGACTCATTCTCGCAGGATTGTATCTGATTGTATTTCACAAACAAAAGGTAAAACAATGA
- a CDS encoding 4a-hydroxytetrahydrobiopterin dehydratase, translating into MRELPKNLNDSEIQDILQSYKDWKFETKDGISFFIFIREFKNFKEAFGFLTKLALVSEKLDHHAEIWNEYNKVRLKLFTHETNSITTRDKDFITKLMDNQNRFRSVSIKKAGVGNQLRLFDFSVKN; encoded by the coding sequence ATGAGAGAACTTCCGAAAAACCTCAATGATTCAGAAATCCAAGATATCCTTCAATCCTACAAAGACTGGAAATTCGAGACCAAGGATGGTATTTCTTTTTTTATATTTATCAGGGAATTCAAAAATTTTAAAGAGGCATTTGGATTTCTCACAAAACTAGCGTTAGTTTCTGAAAAACTAGATCACCATGCGGAAATTTGGAATGAATACAATAAAGTGCGATTAAAACTTTTTACCCATGAAACAAATTCCATCACCACAAGAGATAAGGATTTCATCACAAAGCTGATGGATAATCAAAATAGGTTTCGATCTGTGAGTATAAAAAAAGCCGGGGTTGGAAACCAACTCCGGCTTTTTGATTTTTCAGTAAAGAACTGA